In a genomic window of Zingiber officinale cultivar Zhangliang chromosome 9B, Zo_v1.1, whole genome shotgun sequence:
- the LOC122023244 gene encoding transcription factor MYB97-like, whose product MVGEDRESSAAPPAAAAAAAETGGGGGKKAGGKGGGGAEGMRKGPWTPAEDEILLEHVRRHGEGNWNAVQRLSGLARCGKSCRLRWANHLRPNLKKGSFAPEEEFLILRLHAQLGNKWARMAAQLPGRTDNEIKNYWNTRLKRRQRAGLPIYPPELQDAIRFGRRLQRQNQASQGTPPPPLLSATRHQAQLPPLQLPPLLDLVSFCPQLEMTPPPTSHPCQLSFAFPVPSLSPPTTPTSSLLRKPQMGLCNYDFNPPTLMSPPYAVKMELPSNQLYQEAAGGGGPRNCGLTEPLLHEPHPLGLEHIKTGELLLLPAVDDHAVRWGNLFCAGDYDCGSNQEGNMETPLQFDFGTEGNGEALGSRMKDMAEFLDLPAPVVLDWCNSDNTELSSAQPSTVVVGEDVAVDMQQLAPSQDWNVNSWPWSNMPGIC is encoded by the exons ATGGTGGGAGAGGATAGAGAAAGCTCGGCGGCGccgccggcggcggcggcggcggcggcggagacgGGAGGTGGAGGAGGGAAGAAGGCGGGAGGGAAAGGAGGAGGTGGTGCGGAGGGGATGAGGAAGGGGCCGTGGACGCCGGCGGAGGACGAGATCCTGTTGGAGCATGTGCGGCGGCACGGGGAGGGGAACTGGAACGCGGTGCAGCGGCTGAGCGGCCTCGCGCGGTGCGGGAAGAGCTGCCGCCTGCGGTGGGCTAACCATCTCCGGCCCAACCTTAAGAAGGGTTCCTTCGCCCCCGAGGAGGAGTTCCTCATCCTCCGCCTCCATGCCCAACTCGGCAACAAGTGGGCGCGCATGGCGGCGCAG TTGCCCGGTAGGACTGACAACGAGATTAAGAACTACTGGAACACCCGCCTGAAGCGCCGCCAGCGCGCCGGCCTTCCCATCTACCCGCCGGAGCTGCAAGACGCCATCCGATTTGGCCGTCGCCTCCAGCGTCAGAACCAAGCTTCTCAGGGAACGCCGCCTCCACCGCTGCTATCTGCAACCAGACACCAAGCTCAGCTTCCTCCTCTGCAGCTCCCGCCGCTGCTGGACCTCGTCAGCTTCTGCCCTCAGCTGGAAATGACTCCCCCACCGACATCGCACCCCTGCCAGTTGAGCTTCGCGTTCCCGGTCCCGTCTCTCTCGCCGCCCACCACCCCTACGTCATCTCTACTCCGGAAACCCCAGATGGGGCTGTGCAACTACGATTTCAATCCGCCGACGCTGATGTCGCCTCCTTACGCGGTCAAAATGGAGCTCCCTTCGAACCAACTGTACCAAGAAGCTGCCGGCGGTGGCGGGCCAAGAAATTGCGGGCTGACGGAGCCTCTTCTGCATGAACCACACCCGCTAGGTCTGGAGCATATCAAAACAGGGGAATTGTTGCTGTTGCCGGCCGTCGACGACCACGCCGTCAGATGGGGAAACCTCTTCTGTGCCGGAGATTACGACTGCGGCAGCAACCAGGAAGGCAACATGGAGACTCCTCTGCAATTCGACTTCG GAACCGAGGGAAACGGTGAAGCACTGGGCAGCAGAATGAAAGACATGGCAGAGTTTCTGGACCTGCCGGCTCCGGTGGTCCTAGACTGGTGCAACTCCGACAACACGGAGCTATCGAGCGCACAGCCGTCGACGGTTGTTGTGGGCGAAGACGTCGCAGTCGACATGCAGCAGTTGGCTCCTTCGCAGGACTGGAACGTCAACTCCTGGCCGTGGAGCAACATGCCGGGAATTTGTTGA
- the LOC122024448 gene encoding autophagy-related protein 8C-like: MAKSPFKLERPFEWRQAEAVRIREKYPDRIPVIVEKADRSDIADIDKKKYLVPADLTVGQFVYVVRKRIKLSAEKAIFIFVKNTLPPTASMISAVYEEHKDEDGFLYMTYSGENTFGSS, encoded by the exons ATGGCGAAGAGTCCCTTCAAGCTCGAACGTCCCTTTG AATGGAGGCAAGCTGAAGCTGTTCGTATCAGGGAGAAGTACCCTGATAGAATACCT GTGATTGTGGAGAAGGCTGACAGGAGTGATATCGCAGATATTGATAAGAAGAA gTACTTGGTTCCTGCTGATCTAACAGTTGGTCAATTTGTTTATGTTGTTCGGAAGAGGATTAAGCTCAGTGCAGAGAAGGCCATCTTCATTTTTGTTAAGAACACACTACCACCCACAG CTTCAATGATCTCTGCTGTGTACGAGGAACACAAAGATGAAGATGGTTTTCTTTACATGACATACAGTGGTGAAAACACATTCGGTTCCTCTTAA